The genomic window GTACGGATGGTTCCTGCACCGGCTCGGCGAGGAGGCGGCGCGCACCTTTCGCCTCGCCCTGGCCGACTTCACCTGGCTGACCCTCCAGACGCTCGACGCTGCACACCACAGTGCCGTGCTCGTCAAGCTCGAGCGCCTGCGGGGCCACAAGCTCACCTATGTCGATGCCTCGAGCCTGGTGTTGCTGAGCCGCCTGAGGATTCGGGAGGTCTGGGGCACGGATCGCGATCTGAGCATCGAAGGGGCACGGATCGTTCCGACGGGAGCCTGAGCGCCGGGCTGACCGGCGCCTCCTTCGACACGCGCGACCGTAC from Deltaproteobacteria bacterium includes these protein-coding regions:
- a CDS encoding PIN domain-containing protein, with the translated sequence MRVDTVFLDSGIFIAFLDRSDRFHSAALELFSSPPRRCHTSLAVIAETYGWFLHRLGEEAARTFRLALADFTWLTLQTLDAAHHSAVLVKLERLRGHKLTYVDASSLVLLSRLRIREVWGTDRDLSIEGARIVPTGA